The Thiomonas sp. FB-Cd genome includes a window with the following:
- a CDS encoding dihydrodipicolinate synthase family protein: protein MDTNWKGVFPAVTTNFNADQSLDRSGTANGIRLQLEAGVSGVIVCGSLGEASTLTPAEKLEVVGIAREVCQARIPVLLTIAEDSTRVACALARDAARQGVDGLMVLHGLRYVSDGVETVAHFNALADASDLPMMIYNNPLAYGVDVGLPVLDELARNPLFIAIKESSGDIRRVTDIKREFGDRYQILCGVDNLALEALMMGADGWVAGLCCAFPRETVAIYEAYRAQRYDEALSIYRWFAPLLALDVSNKLVQNIKLAESMVGAGTEHVRQPRLPLSGTERANVAAVIDRALATRPVL from the coding sequence GTGGACACCAATTGGAAGGGGGTATTCCCAGCGGTTACGACCAACTTTAACGCTGATCAAAGTCTTGACCGCAGCGGAACCGCGAACGGGATCCGGTTGCAGCTTGAGGCGGGTGTAAGCGGAGTGATCGTGTGTGGCTCACTCGGCGAAGCCTCCACCCTAACTCCTGCAGAAAAGCTCGAAGTTGTCGGCATTGCGCGCGAAGTCTGCCAAGCACGAATCCCGGTTCTGCTGACGATAGCCGAGGACTCGACGCGCGTCGCATGCGCCCTGGCACGAGACGCGGCACGCCAGGGTGTCGATGGACTAATGGTGCTGCACGGCTTGCGCTACGTATCCGACGGCGTCGAGACAGTCGCGCACTTCAACGCCCTGGCCGACGCCTCGGATCTTCCGATGATGATCTACAACAATCCGCTCGCGTACGGGGTCGACGTCGGCTTGCCAGTACTCGACGAATTGGCAAGGAACCCGTTGTTCATCGCAATCAAGGAGTCCTCGGGAGACATTCGGCGGGTCACCGACATCAAGCGGGAATTCGGTGATCGCTACCAGATCCTTTGTGGAGTAGATAACCTGGCTCTCGAGGCGCTCATGATGGGCGCTGACGGATGGGTCGCGGGGCTGTGCTGCGCATTTCCCCGCGAGACCGTCGCCATCTACGAGGCTTACCGCGCGCAAAGGTATGACGAGGCCTTGTCAATCTATCGCTGGTTTGCACCTCTACTGGCACTCGATGTGTCAAACAAGCTGGTGCAGAACATCAAGCTTGCCGAGTCGATGGTCGGCGCCGGCACCGAGCACGTGCGGCAACCGCGTCTGCCGTTGAGCGGCACCGAACGCGCGAACGTGGCAGCGGTCATCGACCGCGCCTTGGCTACGCGGCCGGTGCTCTGA
- a CDS encoding SulP family inorganic anion transporter: protein MSIRWFKGMPSVNRASAWRDVMAGVVLASMDIPQLLGYARIAGMPPVTGLYTGFLPIIAFAIFGASRNLVVAADSATATIFASKLSTLATPSSAQYIALAGMTALLTAAMLWLARIFRLGFLADFLSRTVLVGFLAGVGLQVGAAMLADMLGVPIAARATLQQIGLIATHLPNIQLPALGISIAVVATVLLFKHFRPRWPVALVVVAVGIESSVIWNLSGYGIAVIGPLDIGLPHLHLFELGWYQTVDLLQVAGSCFVVVIAQSAATSRAFAERHGDGTDPDSDLLGLAAANVAAALSGAFVVNGSPTQTAMAEQAGARSQLAQLTMACVVVAVLLILGHSLQYLPQCILASVVFTIAVGLIAVRQLAEIRRESPGEFALAAATALVVVSAGVGTGIFVAIVLSLLRHVRHSYRPHTMVFSPDEESRWKPVPSQAGLETTPGLIVYRFAADLFYANVQLFVDEAHRLINNAPHPVRWFIVDASAITDLDYSAGRSVNGMCEELARRDIKVIFARVNRYLRADMDRHGVTAVIGAGNVHETLHEALTIASGSSIATSQVQ, encoded by the coding sequence ATGTCCATACGGTGGTTCAAAGGGATGCCGTCGGTAAATCGTGCCTCTGCATGGCGCGACGTTATGGCGGGTGTCGTCCTCGCCTCGATGGATATTCCGCAACTGCTCGGCTATGCGCGCATCGCCGGCATGCCGCCAGTCACTGGACTCTATACTGGTTTCCTGCCCATCATAGCGTTCGCGATCTTCGGCGCTTCGCGCAACCTCGTTGTCGCCGCCGACTCGGCAACCGCGACCATCTTTGCGAGCAAGCTCTCAACCCTGGCCACGCCGTCGAGCGCGCAGTACATTGCCTTAGCGGGGATGACGGCCCTGCTCACAGCCGCGATGCTGTGGCTCGCACGCATCTTTCGCCTCGGTTTTCTCGCCGACTTTCTTTCCCGCACGGTACTGGTTGGTTTTCTCGCTGGCGTCGGATTGCAGGTCGGAGCGGCGATGCTCGCAGACATGCTAGGTGTTCCGATCGCCGCGCGCGCGACGCTGCAGCAGATCGGGTTGATCGCCACGCACCTTCCGAACATTCAATTGCCCGCACTCGGCATATCAATTGCCGTGGTCGCCACCGTCCTACTGTTCAAGCATTTCAGGCCCCGCTGGCCGGTGGCGCTTGTCGTCGTGGCTGTGGGCATCGAATCGAGTGTCATCTGGAATTTGAGCGGCTACGGCATTGCCGTCATCGGCCCTCTGGACATCGGCTTACCGCATCTGCACCTGTTCGAATTGGGTTGGTACCAGACGGTGGACCTGCTGCAAGTGGCCGGATCCTGTTTCGTCGTGGTGATTGCGCAGAGCGCTGCGACGAGCCGCGCGTTCGCCGAACGCCATGGCGATGGTACCGATCCGGATTCTGATCTTCTCGGCCTAGCCGCGGCAAATGTGGCGGCAGCGCTAAGCGGCGCCTTCGTGGTCAACGGCAGCCCGACGCAGACCGCCATGGCGGAACAGGCGGGCGCGCGCAGCCAGCTCGCGCAGCTGACCATGGCTTGCGTCGTCGTAGCGGTTCTGCTGATCCTCGGGCACTCGCTCCAGTACCTGCCGCAATGCATCCTGGCGTCCGTCGTGTTCACGATCGCGGTCGGGCTTATTGCGGTCCGGCAACTCGCCGAGATCCGGCGCGAGAGCCCGGGAGAATTCGCGCTCGCAGCGGCGACAGCCCTTGTCGTGGTGAGCGCCGGCGTTGGAACGGGGATCTTCGTCGCGATCGTGCTTTCGCTCTTGCGCCATGTGCGTCACAGCTATCGCCCGCACACTATGGTGTTCTCGCCGGACGAGGAAAGTCGTTGGAAGCCCGTCCCGTCGCAAGCGGGCCTCGAAACGACCCCGGGCCTGATCGTGTACCGTTTTGCAGCCGACCTGTTCTACGCGAACGTGCAACTGTTCGTCGATGAGGCGCACCGACTGATCAACAACGCGCCGCACCCGGTTCGCTGGTTCATCGTCGACGCCTCCGCGATCACCGATCTGGATTACTCAGCGGGGCGGTCGGTCAACGGCATGTGCGAGGAATTGGCTAGGCGTGATATCAAGGTGATATTTGCCCGCGTGAACCGTTACCTCCGCGCCGACATGGATCGCCATGGCGTCACGGCTGTGATCGGGGCGGGCAACGTCCACGAGACCTTGCACGAGGCGCTCACGATCGCAAGCGGTTCGAGCATTGCTACGTCACAGGTGCAATAG
- a CDS encoding branched-chain amino acid ABC transporter substrate-binding protein — MLVEKAFYAVALASSVAFTAQGAAHAAGSVIKFGVQAPITGQYANEGQGISNAAKLLAAEWNKRGGLLGRRIVVELCDDQGQAAQGAICARQFVNDGVLAVIGSYTSGAALAAEPIYAASSIIQTSDGTSDQLTAHGYKTFFRNAPPNSAEAVFTAKYFVAKGYRKVAVITDHSSFATGLAQSVIAEAKKAGVDIVDEAYINAGTQDYTPVLTKLGALHPDAVYFSGYYTDGGLIKAQMSQLGLKAPFIGGDANQNTAFAKIAGTAAAGAVIINVPAPQDLPYKSAQKFLANYRAMYGKAPPSVYTLTNADGMRAILQTAERIKTVKPTELIPALHHLSRFNGYTGQFSWNEAGERIGSGFVAFVITPSAGYRIVYPKSGD, encoded by the coding sequence ATGCTAGTAGAAAAGGCGTTTTATGCGGTGGCGCTGGCAAGCAGCGTTGCATTCACAGCTCAAGGTGCAGCACATGCGGCTGGCAGTGTCATCAAGTTTGGCGTCCAGGCTCCGATCACTGGACAGTATGCCAACGAGGGGCAGGGCATCAGCAACGCCGCGAAACTGTTGGCGGCCGAGTGGAACAAACGTGGTGGCCTGCTCGGCCGCAGGATCGTCGTCGAACTCTGCGATGACCAGGGGCAGGCGGCTCAGGGTGCCATCTGCGCCCGCCAGTTCGTTAACGACGGGGTTCTTGCGGTAATAGGTAGCTACACGAGCGGTGCAGCGCTCGCGGCGGAGCCTATTTACGCGGCATCCAGCATCATCCAGACCTCGGACGGCACTAGCGATCAGCTGACCGCGCACGGCTACAAAACCTTCTTCCGCAATGCGCCGCCGAACAGCGCTGAGGCCGTATTCACTGCAAAGTATTTTGTCGCCAAGGGATATCGAAAGGTGGCAGTGATCACCGACCACTCGAGCTTTGCGACGGGGCTCGCACAGTCGGTCATCGCAGAGGCCAAGAAGGCGGGCGTTGACATCGTCGATGAGGCATACATCAATGCCGGCACGCAGGACTACACGCCAGTGTTGACCAAACTCGGTGCCTTGCATCCCGACGCCGTCTATTTTTCCGGTTACTACACGGACGGTGGGCTGATCAAGGCGCAAATGTCACAGCTCGGCCTGAAGGCCCCCTTTATTGGCGGCGATGCGAATCAGAACACCGCTTTCGCCAAGATTGCCGGAACCGCCGCTGCGGGCGCAGTGATCATCAACGTGCCGGCACCCCAGGACCTCCCGTACAAGTCTGCGCAAAAGTTCCTGGCGAATTACAGGGCAATGTATGGAAAGGCGCCGCCGAGCGTCTATACGTTGACCAATGCCGACGGCATGCGGGCGATTCTGCAAACTGCCGAGCGCATCAAAACCGTCAAGCCCACGGAGCTAATCCCCGCGCTCCATCACCTGAGCCGTTTCAACGGCTACACCGGGCAGTTCTCGTGGAACGAAGCTGGCGAGCGAATCGGCAGCGGCTTTGTCGCTTTCGTGATCACGCCGAGCGCCGGTTACCGGATCGTTTACCCGAAGTCCGGCGACTGA
- a CDS encoding FAD-binding oxidoreductase: MDCLIIGGGIVGAACARELARAGATVDLLEADYLGSGATSAGMGHLVTLQGVPGELEFTRHGVEAWRREADELKRAAEYVQTGTLWIASGPSEVELLEQQSDAFAAAGVDAELLTRTGLVAAEPALAEAACAGLRVPGDAIIYAPKAAQWLGRQSCDGRLRVHQGVRVTRVGQDWAEADDGRRFAAAHVIIAAGLQAKALLPDLPLVAKRGHLMITDRYPGMLRHHVLEIGYAASTHAQSSVSVSFNVQPRPTGQILIGSSREIGVESASEDPAIVRQLARRAMQFLPGLAEVSVLRAWTGVRAASASGMPIIGRAKLPGPLGLVWVAAGHEGLGVSTALVTASIVRSRIVGESLPEGLEQLYGEGVS, from the coding sequence GTGGACTGTCTCATCATCGGGGGCGGCATTGTCGGCGCCGCCTGCGCTCGCGAACTGGCGCGCGCAGGCGCTACGGTCGATCTGCTAGAGGCGGATTACCTTGGTTCTGGAGCTACGTCGGCTGGGATGGGGCATCTCGTCACCCTGCAGGGAGTGCCGGGCGAGCTCGAGTTTACGCGCCACGGTGTTGAGGCTTGGCGGCGCGAAGCCGACGAGCTCAAACGCGCGGCAGAATATGTGCAGACGGGGACTCTTTGGATCGCGTCGGGGCCCAGCGAAGTCGAGCTGCTCGAGCAGCAATCGGATGCGTTCGCCGCCGCCGGGGTCGACGCTGAATTGCTGACCCGCACGGGGTTGGTCGCGGCCGAGCCGGCGTTGGCGGAGGCGGCATGCGCCGGCCTGCGCGTTCCAGGGGACGCCATCATCTACGCGCCAAAGGCCGCGCAGTGGCTGGGCCGGCAATCCTGCGACGGACGGCTTCGCGTACATCAGGGGGTGCGCGTAACCCGGGTCGGCCAAGACTGGGCCGAGGCCGACGACGGCCGGCGCTTTGCAGCTGCGCACGTGATCATCGCCGCGGGACTGCAAGCTAAGGCGCTGCTGCCGGATCTGCCACTCGTCGCCAAGCGCGGACATCTGATGATCACGGATCGTTACCCGGGCATGCTGCGCCACCACGTACTCGAAATCGGTTACGCCGCTAGCACTCATGCGCAAAGCTCGGTGTCGGTGTCGTTTAACGTGCAACCGCGGCCGACCGGTCAAATCTTGATCGGCTCGTCGCGGGAGATCGGGGTCGAGAGCGCCTCCGAGGATCCCGCGATCGTGCGGCAATTGGCGCGGCGGGCCATGCAATTCCTGCCTGGGCTGGCCGAGGTTTCTGTGCTGCGCGCGTGGACCGGAGTGCGGGCGGCGTCGGCCAGCGGCATGCCGATCATAGGCCGTGCAAAGCTGCCAGGCCCGCTGGGCCTAGTCTGGGTGGCTGCTGGTCATGAAGGCCTGGGCGTATCAACGGCGCTGGTAACGGCGAGCATCGTGCGCTCCAGGATCGTTGGCGAAAGTCTGCCTGAGGGGTTGGAGCAGCTTTACGGGGAGGGGGTTTCGTGA
- a CDS encoding ABC transporter ATP-binding protein, whose product MSELNLSDRRIGHEELLSVNSLTVKYGAISALRGASLRVRRGEIVSLLGANGAGKSTLMRTISGLLRPTAGSIAFDGESTLGISADRIVRRGISQVPEGRRVFPTLTVRENLVLGGYTRPAWEVGRGLEASYALFPRLAEREGQLAGTLSGGEQQMLAISRALMARPRLLLLDEPSLGLAPIIVRDIFQALRKIAGDGLTILIVEQNARMALRLANRAYVLEHGEVVAEGSARELLDSDLVQASYLGGGH is encoded by the coding sequence ATGAGTGAACTTAATTTGTCGGACCGGCGAATTGGTCACGAAGAACTGCTGTCGGTAAACTCGTTGACCGTAAAGTACGGCGCGATTTCAGCCCTGCGCGGCGCCTCCCTTCGCGTAAGGCGCGGCGAAATCGTCTCCTTGTTAGGTGCCAACGGCGCCGGAAAGAGCACGCTGATGCGAACCATTAGCGGCTTGCTGAGACCGACGGCGGGGAGCATTGCTTTCGACGGGGAGTCCACATTGGGGATCAGCGCCGACCGCATCGTTCGCCGCGGCATATCGCAGGTACCGGAGGGGCGGAGGGTCTTTCCGACCTTGACCGTACGTGAGAACCTGGTGCTTGGCGGCTATACCCGTCCGGCGTGGGAAGTGGGCCGAGGCCTGGAAGCCTCCTACGCTCTTTTCCCCAGGCTCGCAGAGCGCGAAGGTCAACTGGCCGGCACCTTGTCCGGAGGCGAACAGCAGATGCTGGCCATCAGCCGTGCGTTGATGGCGCGACCGCGGTTGCTGCTACTAGACGAGCCGAGTCTTGGCCTCGCACCAATCATCGTGCGTGACATTTTCCAAGCGCTACGCAAGATTGCCGGAGACGGCCTAACGATCTTAATCGTCGAGCAAAACGCGCGAATGGCTTTGCGCCTGGCGAATCGCGCCTACGTCTTGGAGCACGGCGAAGTGGTAGCTGAAGGTTCCGCGCGTGAGCTCCTCGATTCCGACTTGGTGCAGGCGAGCTACCTTGGCGGTGGACATTGA
- a CDS encoding branched-chain amino acid ABC transporter permease: MLGTLVQQLVNGLAVGGIYALIALGYTMVYGVLRQINFAHGDLCILGAYIGLMVLRAFRGHSSIVAVALAFVVAASVVAVAGLLLERVAYRPLRKANKLAPVVSALGASLVIENGLMLLWGPQIMVFPEHILGGSSWHFLGAAITSLQLAIICGSALLMAALYGFVHHTRFGTAMRAAASDQDAARLMGIDVNKVIIAVFMLGPAIGAVGGLFVGLYYRQVYFTMGWTYGLNAFIAAILGGIGNIPGAMLGGVILGLFSALAAGFISSSWQQAITFALLIGILLLRPTGLLGERVAEKV; the protein is encoded by the coding sequence ATGCTAGGCACACTTGTTCAGCAGTTGGTCAACGGACTGGCCGTGGGCGGAATTTATGCCTTGATTGCCTTGGGGTACACGATGGTTTACGGTGTGCTGAGGCAGATCAATTTTGCCCACGGCGATCTTTGCATACTTGGCGCATATATTGGGTTGATGGTCTTGCGCGCGTTTCGTGGGCATTCATCAATCGTTGCAGTCGCTCTGGCTTTCGTCGTCGCAGCCTCTGTAGTCGCAGTGGCCGGTCTACTCCTCGAGCGGGTGGCCTATCGCCCGCTACGAAAAGCCAACAAGCTGGCCCCTGTGGTGTCAGCGCTTGGTGCGTCGCTAGTTATTGAGAACGGGCTGATGCTGCTTTGGGGGCCGCAGATCATGGTTTTTCCAGAGCACATTCTGGGGGGCTCAAGTTGGCATTTCCTAGGGGCGGCCATCACGTCACTCCAGTTGGCAATCATCTGCGGCTCCGCGCTGCTTATGGCAGCCCTATATGGGTTCGTGCATCACACACGCTTTGGTACAGCGATGCGCGCTGCGGCGAGTGACCAGGACGCTGCAAGGCTAATGGGAATTGATGTCAATAAAGTGATCATTGCGGTCTTCATGCTGGGGCCGGCGATTGGCGCCGTAGGTGGGTTATTCGTGGGGCTTTATTACCGGCAGGTCTATTTCACGATGGGTTGGACCTATGGATTGAACGCCTTCATCGCCGCCATCCTTGGCGGCATCGGAAACATTCCGGGGGCGATGTTGGGAGGGGTGATCCTAGGGCTATTCAGCGCGCTAGCAGCGGGATTCATCTCAAGCTCTTGGCAACAGGCGATCACGTTCGCGCTGCTGATTGGCATCCTGCTGTTACGGCCCACCGGGCTGCTCGGTGAACGCGTTGCGGAGAAAGTATGA
- a CDS encoding FAD/NAD(P)-binding oxidoreductase — protein sequence MARFDLLVVGAGPAGLGAAVAAARHGAMVCVLEQSPEIGGQVWRRDLLRARPAVAAGLMRQLQESARVTIMASTQVVGLDGTQRLLVADASGSLQTLDYEGLVLATGARELILPFSGWTLPGVSGAGGLQALVKGGVAVAGQRVVVAGSGPLLWACANTIARRGAMVVAIVEAIPARALARFTAGLWRHPGKLAQALALRAYQARSRVITASQVERVLGDERVKGVQLRHGTRRIELACDRVAFGLGLVANAELGGTIGCRIVESGYAERAIAVDERQRTSVHGVYAAGECTGSRGAELAAIEGAVAGLAFVGCFDPDGAEARARRRWRAYSVRVSRCFAVDRQWAAAAARDAIVCRCEDVEFRAVSAFANRNEAKMMTRCGMGPCQGRICGATTRALLGWGPTRVRGPL from the coding sequence TTGGCGCGATTCGATTTACTGGTGGTCGGCGCCGGCCCCGCCGGGTTGGGCGCCGCGGTGGCTGCGGCACGGCACGGTGCCATGGTCTGCGTGCTGGAGCAATCGCCCGAGATCGGCGGACAGGTGTGGCGCCGCGACCTGCTCCGTGCCCGCCCGGCCGTAGCGGCGGGGTTGATGCGTCAGTTGCAGGAAAGCGCGCGCGTAACCATCATGGCTTCGACCCAGGTGGTCGGTCTCGACGGGACACAGCGGCTGCTAGTCGCCGACGCTAGCGGCAGCCTGCAGACACTGGATTACGAAGGGCTGGTGCTGGCCACCGGCGCCCGGGAACTGATCCTGCCGTTTTCCGGCTGGACTCTGCCCGGAGTAAGCGGCGCGGGTGGCTTGCAAGCGCTGGTGAAGGGCGGTGTGGCGGTAGCCGGGCAGCGCGTGGTCGTTGCCGGCAGCGGCCCGCTGCTGTGGGCATGCGCGAACACCATTGCGCGCCGCGGCGCAATGGTCGTGGCTATCGTCGAAGCGATACCGGCACGGGCGCTGGCAAGGTTCACTGCCGGCCTCTGGCGCCACCCGGGAAAGCTCGCGCAGGCGCTAGCGCTGCGCGCGTATCAAGCGCGCAGCCGCGTGATCACGGCGAGTCAGGTCGAGCGCGTCCTCGGCGACGAGCGCGTGAAAGGCGTCCAGCTGCGTCACGGCACACGGCGCATCGAGCTCGCGTGTGACCGCGTCGCCTTCGGGCTCGGCCTCGTCGCCAATGCTGAGCTGGGTGGGACGATCGGTTGCCGCATCGTCGAGAGCGGGTACGCCGAGCGCGCGATCGCTGTCGACGAGCGCCAGAGAACCTCGGTCCACGGGGTTTACGCGGCCGGAGAATGCACCGGCTCAAGAGGGGCCGAGTTGGCCGCGATTGAGGGCGCCGTCGCTGGCCTGGCGTTCGTCGGCTGCTTCGATCCAGACGGCGCCGAGGCCCGCGCGCGCCGTCGGTGGCGCGCGTACTCCGTGCGCGTCAGCCGCTGCTTCGCGGTCGATCGACAGTGGGCCGCAGCAGCGGCGCGCGACGCCATCGTCTGCCGCTGCGAGGACGTGGAGTTCCGCGCGGTGAGTGCCTTCGCGAACCGGAACGAAGCGAAGATGATGACCCGGTGCGGCATGGGGCCGTGTCAAGGGCGTATATGCGGGGCGACGACACGCGCCCTGCTGGGTTGGGGTCCAACGCGAGTGCGCGGGCCTTTATAG
- a CDS encoding branched-chain amino acid ABC transporter permease, which translates to MMQKLNRRTLVRPGLLAWAVCLAAPYVLSATWLFIATLFAMYALVALSQDIVLGRAGMFDMGHAVYFGIGAYATGILSTAFAWPVLATWPIAALVAVLCAMALAVPIVKLRGDYLLVATLGLNAIFVLALDNNLLGVTGGADGIFGIGAPAILGRACISAPSQFWLCWSVLGIGLYLMWRLDRSHLGRTLRLIKTDELAATTLGVNARHYKVLAFGLGAGLASVAGALFASVMGNVSPGSFNFAESVTLFAIVLVGGQGSVAGVLLGTVLMFVVPQAFRQFETYRYLVFGVAMMVAMVARPEGIWPRRAVQET; encoded by the coding sequence ATGATGCAAAAGCTGAATCGCCGAACCTTGGTGCGACCCGGCCTGCTGGCGTGGGCTGTCTGCCTCGCCGCGCCCTACGTTTTGAGCGCGACCTGGCTGTTCATTGCAACGCTATTTGCGATGTACGCGCTGGTGGCTTTGAGCCAAGATATCGTGCTCGGACGGGCAGGCATGTTCGACATGGGGCATGCGGTGTACTTCGGCATCGGTGCGTACGCAACAGGAATACTGAGCACTGCGTTCGCGTGGCCAGTGCTCGCGACCTGGCCGATCGCTGCCCTCGTTGCCGTCCTCTGTGCGATGGCGCTAGCGGTTCCGATCGTGAAGTTGCGCGGAGACTATCTCCTTGTAGCCACCCTTGGCCTTAACGCGATTTTCGTCCTCGCCCTCGACAACAACCTGCTCGGCGTTACGGGCGGCGCAGACGGAATCTTCGGCATCGGGGCACCTGCCATATTGGGTCGGGCTTGCATCTCCGCGCCTAGCCAATTCTGGCTGTGCTGGTCTGTTCTCGGCATCGGGCTCTATCTGATGTGGCGCCTGGATCGATCTCACCTGGGCAGAACCCTGCGGCTGATTAAGACCGACGAGCTTGCAGCAACGACGCTCGGCGTCAATGCGCGCCACTACAAGGTTCTTGCATTTGGTCTGGGAGCGGGACTTGCATCGGTTGCCGGTGCGCTGTTTGCCAGCGTCATGGGCAATGTCAGTCCAGGCTCGTTCAACTTTGCTGAGTCCGTCACTCTATTTGCGATCGTACTGGTCGGTGGCCAGGGTTCGGTGGCGGGTGTGCTGCTGGGTACTGTGCTGATGTTCGTTGTTCCGCAGGCGTTTCGGCAATTCGAAACGTATCGCTACCTCGTCTTCGGCGTCGCGATGATGGTCGCGATGGTCGCACGTCCCGAAGGCATCTGGCCGCGTCGCGCCGTGCAGGAGACCTGA
- a CDS encoding ABC transporter ATP-binding protein: protein MAQHLLELQGVGIRFGGLQAVADLSFSVGPGEVVGLIGPNGAGKTTAFNLITGVYRPTAGEIRFDGSIISGRLPHEIAARGIARTFQTIRLFQGHSVLQNILAGTHLHVRQRWWQGLLGLPEQRREERHLRDESMSMLAELGLDRYADMNAGQLAYGVQRRVELARALMTRPRLLILDEPAAGLNDAESLALNETIRNIQARGIGVLLVEHDMNVVMNVTDKVVCINFGRKIAEGVPAAVAANDAVVEAYLGRDEEL from the coding sequence ATGGCACAGCATCTGCTTGAGTTGCAAGGGGTTGGCATACGCTTCGGCGGCCTACAGGCGGTAGCTGACCTCAGCTTTTCTGTCGGGCCTGGCGAGGTGGTCGGTCTGATTGGCCCGAACGGCGCGGGCAAGACCACGGCGTTCAACCTGATAACCGGTGTCTATCGGCCGACAGCGGGCGAGATTCGCTTTGATGGGAGCATCATCAGCGGGCGGCTCCCCCACGAGATCGCGGCGCGCGGCATCGCGCGAACATTTCAGACGATACGGCTCTTTCAGGGTCACAGCGTATTGCAAAACATTCTGGCGGGCACTCATCTACACGTGCGTCAGCGCTGGTGGCAAGGTCTTCTGGGCCTTCCTGAACAACGGCGTGAGGAAAGGCATTTGCGCGACGAGAGCATGTCGATGCTCGCTGAATTGGGACTAGATAGGTATGCGGACATGAATGCCGGGCAGTTGGCCTATGGCGTGCAGCGGCGAGTTGAGCTAGCTCGGGCGCTAATGACCCGTCCCCGGTTGCTGATTCTCGACGAGCCCGCTGCTGGCCTGAACGATGCGGAATCTCTGGCACTCAATGAAACGATACGGAACATACAGGCGCGAGGTATCGGTGTGCTACTCGTCGAGCACGATATGAACGTGGTGATGAACGTCACCGACAAAGTCGTGTGCATTAATTTCGGGCGCAAGATCGCCGAAGGGGTCCCAGCAGCCGTCGCTGCCAACGACGCCGTGGTCGAGGCGTACCTCGGACGGGACGAAGAACTATGA
- a CDS encoding 2Fe-2S iron-sulfur cluster-binding protein, with protein sequence MRHCPNVVVRVDGVAVEVGDGATIAAAIEQAAAGRPAIYRRSVGGAGRAALCGMGVCKECRVTIDGRAHRLACMTRCEPGMMISTRGD encoded by the coding sequence GTGAGGCACTGCCCCAACGTGGTGGTCCGCGTCGACGGCGTCGCGGTCGAAGTCGGCGACGGGGCGACGATCGCCGCTGCGATTGAACAGGCGGCGGCGGGTAGGCCGGCGATCTATCGGCGCTCGGTCGGCGGTGCGGGACGCGCAGCCCTGTGCGGCATGGGCGTGTGCAAGGAGTGTCGCGTCACCATCGATGGGCGCGCGCATCGGCTGGCGTGCATGACGCGCTGCGAACCCGGAATGATGATCTCGACACGAGGAGACTAA
- a CDS encoding proline racemase family protein: MTRTLRFIDSHTGGEPTRVLLEGIPRPARGRIREWYQEIRREYGWLLAAAVNEPRGSDILVGAAYWPPTESDMAGEVMFFNNVGLLGMCGHGTIGLVVSLAHLGRLAPGLHTLHTPVGNVRAFLREDGRVRVQNVPSYRHRKNVAIDVPGYGGFIGDVAWGGNWFYIVEHGQDRIDLSNRDLLTELCWAIRGELRARGITGRDGAEIDHIELSSARDAAPGNDAKNFVLCSGKAYDRSPCGTGTSARLACLAADGVLGAGQTWRQESVTGSVFEGNYESCTVDDDGVAWIKPSITGSAQVTAVGELLFDEAERAADRWA; this comes from the coding sequence ATGACCAGAACGCTTCGATTTATCGACTCGCACACCGGCGGTGAGCCAACACGGGTTTTGCTTGAGGGCATCCCTCGGCCGGCGCGGGGGAGGATTCGCGAGTGGTATCAAGAAATTCGCCGAGAGTACGGCTGGTTGCTAGCCGCGGCAGTCAATGAGCCGCGCGGATCGGACATCCTGGTCGGTGCCGCATATTGGCCACCGACCGAGTCGGATATGGCCGGCGAGGTGATGTTCTTCAACAACGTCGGACTGCTCGGCATGTGCGGGCACGGCACGATCGGACTGGTGGTCTCGCTCGCGCACTTGGGCCGTCTTGCTCCTGGCCTCCACACGCTTCACACGCCGGTTGGCAACGTGCGCGCGTTTCTGCGCGAAGACGGCAGGGTGCGCGTACAGAACGTCCCCTCCTACCGCCACCGCAAGAACGTGGCGATCGACGTTCCTGGATACGGCGGTTTCATCGGTGACGTCGCGTGGGGCGGGAACTGGTTCTACATCGTAGAGCACGGACAAGACCGCATCGATCTTTCGAACCGAGATCTGCTGACCGAATTGTGCTGGGCAATACGCGGCGAGCTGCGCGCGAGGGGCATCACGGGGCGCGACGGCGCCGAGATCGATCACATTGAGCTGTCCTCGGCGCGGGACGCGGCGCCGGGCAACGATGCGAAGAATTTCGTGCTCTGCTCCGGTAAGGCCTACGACCGCTCGCCGTGCGGAACCGGAACCAGCGCACGACTGGCGTGTCTGGCTGCCGACGGCGTACTCGGCGCCGGGCAGACGTGGCGCCAGGAGAGCGTCACCGGCAGCGTATTCGAAGGCAATTATGAAAGCTGCACGGTAGACGACGATGGCGTCGCCTGGATCAAACCGTCGATCACCGGAAGCGCGCAAGTTACCGCCGTTGGCGAGCTGCTATTCGACGAGGCGGAGCGTGCCGCTGATCGCTGGGCCTGA